One segment of Mus pahari chromosome 11, PAHARI_EIJ_v1.1, whole genome shotgun sequence DNA contains the following:
- the LOC110328768 gene encoding zinc finger protein 728-like isoform X1: MEAGPGSSAIFQEMLSFKDVAIDFSAEECEYLDPAQWKLYRDVMLENYDNFVFLGLASSKPYLVTFLEQRQEPSDVKRGAAISMYSECEEYGKVFEWTKVFQNHQITDLEVKPYRYEEHAKYFHIPSLSSEENRIHTGEKPYKCEVCGKAFFIPLLLSKHKIIHTGENPYKCDVCGKAFQHPSRLSRHKKIHSEEKPYKCEVCGKAFHFPSLLLVHKRVHTGEKPHKCEVCGKAFHYPSILSKHKRIHTGEKPYKCEECGKAFHISSFLSKHKIIHRGEKPYKCEVCGKAFHYPSRLSNHKKIHSVEKPYKCEVCGKAFRILSLLSKHKIIHTEENPYKCEVCGKAFDYPSRLSTHAKIHTGEKPYKCEVCEKAFRSLSSLSKHRRIHTGDNYYNSELCSNAFVYPSRLSKHKKICRGEKPYKCEVCGKTFHVSSLLSKHRTIHTGEKLHKCEVCGKAFYYPSRLSTHKRIHTGEKPYKCEVCGKAFCFPPSLSKHKRIHTGEKPYKCKECGKAFRFPSSLSAHKKIHTGEKPYKCEVCGKAFHYPSLLSKHKIIHTGEKPYKCDICDQAFHVPSKLSHHKIIHTGEKPYKCEVCGKAFHYSSLLSKHKIIHTGKKPYKCEVCDKAFHYPSRLSSHTKMHTGEKPYKCDVCGKAFCSPSSLSKHKRIHKVEKAYSCEICGKVFCIPLLLSKHKKIHTGENHYNSEVHSKFFVYPSILAKHKKIYKREKPYKCDVCGKAFDYPSRLSKHKKIHTREKPYKCDVCGKAFHIASLLLVHKGIHTGEKPYKCEDCGKAFYYPSFLSKHERIHTGEKPYQCEVCGKAFHVSSSLSKHRIIHTGERPYKCEVCGKAFRFSSSLSKHKRIHTGKKPYKCEECGKAFHFPSLLSKHKISHTREKLYNCDLCSKTFHYASLLSKHKMIHTGGKPHKCDICGKAFHYPSKLSNHKKIHTGEKPYKCEICGNVFRFPSSLSEHKKTHTGQNPYKCEVCGKAFCSTSLLSKHKIIHTGKKPYKCEVCGKAFHYPSRLSKHKAIHGAGEMSQVEGTGCPSRGPEFNAQ; the protein is encoded by the exons gaaatgCTGTCATTCAAGGATGTGGCCATTGATTTCTCTGCAGAGGAGTGCGAATACCTTGATCCTGCTCAGTGGAAATTGTACAGGGATGTGATGTTGGAGAATTATGACAATTTTGTGTTCCTAG GTCTTGCTTCATCTAAGCCATATCTGGTCACATTTCTGGAGCAAAGACAAGAGCCTTCAGATGTGAAAAGAGGAGCGGCTATCTCTATGTACTCAG AATGCGAAGAATATGGAAAAGTCTTTGAGTGGACAAAAGTGTTTCAAAATCACCAGATAACTGACTTAGAAGTGAAGCCCTACAGGTATGAAGAACATGCCAAGTACTTCCATATTCCATCATTAAGTTCTGAAGAGAACAGAAttcacacaggagaaaaaccttacaaatgtgaagTTTGTGGCAAGGCCTTCTTCATTCCATTATTACTTTCTAAACACAAGATAATCCATACAGGAGAGAATCCCTACAAGTGTGATgtatgtggcaaggccttccaACATCCATCAAGACTTTCCAGACATAAGAAGATTCATTCAGAAGAGAAACCATacaagtgtgaagtatgtggAAAGGCCTTCCACTTCCCATCATTACTTTTAGTACATAAGAGAGttcatacaggagaaaaaccccacaagtgtgaagtatgtggcaaggccttccatTATCCATCAATACTCTCTAAACACAAGcgaattcatacaggagaaaaaccatacaagtgtgaagaatgtggcaaggccttccatatttcatcatttctttctaaacacaaaataattcaTAGAGGAGAAaaaccctacaagtgtgaagTGTGTGGCAAGGCCTTCCATTATCCATCAAGACTTTCCAACCATAAGAAAATCCATTCAGTAGAGAAACCATacaagtgtgaagtatgtggGAAGGCTTTCCGCATTTTATCACTACTTTCTAAGCACAAGATAATTCATACAGAAGAGAATCCTTacaagtgtgaagtatgtggcAAGGCTTTCGATTATCCCTCAAGACTTTCTACCCATGCaaaaattcatacaggagagaaaccatacaaGTGTGAAGTATGTGAAAAGGCTTTCCGTTCTCTGTCATCACTTTCTAAACACaggagaattcatacaggagataATTACTATAACAGTGAATTATGTAGCAATGCCTTCGTTTATCCTTCAAGACTTTCTAAACATAAGAAAATCTGTAGAGGAGAGAAGCCCTacaagtgtgaagtatgtggcAAGACCTTCCATGTTTCATCACTACTTTCTAAACACAGAACGattcatacaggagaaaaactgcacaagtgtgaagtatgtggcAAGGCCTTTTATTATCCTTCAAGACTTTCCACCCAtaagagaattcatacaggagaaaaGCCATATAAGTGTGAAGTATGTGGAAAGGCCTTCTGTTTTCCACCATCACTATCTAAACATAAGAgaattcacacaggagagaaaccgtACAAGTGTAAAGAATGTGGGAAGGCCTTCCGATTTCCATCATCACTATCTGCACACAAGAAAATTCATAcgggagagaaaccctacaagtgtgaagTTTGTGGCAAGGCCTTCCATTATCCATCATTACTTTCTAAACACAAGATaattcatacaggagaaaaacccTACAAGTGTGACATATGTGACCAGGCGTTTCATGTTCCATCAAAACTTTCTCATCACAAGATaattcatacaggagaaaaaccctacaagtgtgaagtatgtggcaaggccttccatTATTCATCATTACTTTCTAAACACAAGATAATTCATACAGGaaaaaaaccttacaaatgtgaagTATGCGACAAGGCCTTCCATTATCCATCAAGACTTTCTAGCCATACAAAAAtgcatacaggagagaaaccatacaaATGTGACGTATGTGGCAAGGCCTTCTGTTCTCCATCATCACTTTCTAAACACAAGAGAATTCATAAAGTTGAAAAAGCCTACAGTTGTGAGATTTGTGGAAAGGTCTTCTGCATTCCATTATTACTttctaaacacaagaaaattcaTACAGGTGAGAATCACTATAACAGTGaggtacatagcaagttcttTGTTTATCCTTCAATTCTTGctaaacataagaaaatttataaaagagagaAGCCATACAAGTGTGATGTATGTGGAAAGGCCTTTGATTATCCTTCAAGACTTTCTAAACATAAGAAAATTCATACAAGAGAGAAACCATACAAGTGTGATGTATGTGGAAAGGCCTTCCACATTGCATCATTACTATTAGTACACAAGggaattcatactggagaaaaaccctacaagtgtgaagATTGTGGAAAGGCCTTCTATTATCCATCATTTCTTTCTAAACAtgagagaattcatacaggagaaaaaccaTACCAGTGTGAAgtatgtggcaaggccttccatGTTTCATCATCACTATCTAAACACAGGataattcatacaggagagagaccatacaagtgtgaagtatgtggcaaggccttccGATTTTCATCATCACTATCTAAACAcaagagaattcatacaggaaagaaaccctacaagtgtgaagaatgtggcaaggccttccatTTTCCATCATTGCTTTCTAAACATAAGATAAGTCACACTAGAGAAAAACTCTACAATTGTGACTTATGTAGCAAGACCTTCCATTATGCATCATTACTTTCTAAACATAAGATGATTCATACAGGAGGAAAACCCCACAAGTGTGATAtatgtggcaaggccttccatTATCCTTCAAAACTTTCCAACCATAAGAAaattcacacaggagagaaaccctacaagtgtGAAATATGTGGAAATGTCTTCCGTTTCCCATCGTCACTTTCTGAACACAAGAAAACTCATACAGGACAGAATCCATacaagtgtgaagtatgtggcAAGGCCTTCTGTTCTACATCATTACTTTCTAAACACAAGATAATTCATACAGGAAAGAAGCCCTACAAGTGTGAAGTGTGTGGCAAGGCCTTCCATTATCCATCACGACTTTCCAAGCATAAGGCaattcatggtgctggagagatgtctcaagtTGAGGGTACTggttgcccttccagaggacctgagtttaatgcccagtaa
- the LOC110328768 gene encoding zinc finger protein 728-like isoform X2, translated as MLSFKDVAIDFSAEECEYLDPAQWKLYRDVMLENYDNFVFLGLASSKPYLVTFLEQRQEPSDVKRGAAISMYSECEEYGKVFEWTKVFQNHQITDLEVKPYRYEEHAKYFHIPSLSSEENRIHTGEKPYKCEVCGKAFFIPLLLSKHKIIHTGENPYKCDVCGKAFQHPSRLSRHKKIHSEEKPYKCEVCGKAFHFPSLLLVHKRVHTGEKPHKCEVCGKAFHYPSILSKHKRIHTGEKPYKCEECGKAFHISSFLSKHKIIHRGEKPYKCEVCGKAFHYPSRLSNHKKIHSVEKPYKCEVCGKAFRILSLLSKHKIIHTEENPYKCEVCGKAFDYPSRLSTHAKIHTGEKPYKCEVCEKAFRSLSSLSKHRRIHTGDNYYNSELCSNAFVYPSRLSKHKKICRGEKPYKCEVCGKTFHVSSLLSKHRTIHTGEKLHKCEVCGKAFYYPSRLSTHKRIHTGEKPYKCEVCGKAFCFPPSLSKHKRIHTGEKPYKCKECGKAFRFPSSLSAHKKIHTGEKPYKCEVCGKAFHYPSLLSKHKIIHTGEKPYKCDICDQAFHVPSKLSHHKIIHTGEKPYKCEVCGKAFHYSSLLSKHKIIHTGKKPYKCEVCDKAFHYPSRLSSHTKMHTGEKPYKCDVCGKAFCSPSSLSKHKRIHKVEKAYSCEICGKVFCIPLLLSKHKKIHTGENHYNSEVHSKFFVYPSILAKHKKIYKREKPYKCDVCGKAFDYPSRLSKHKKIHTREKPYKCDVCGKAFHIASLLLVHKGIHTGEKPYKCEDCGKAFYYPSFLSKHERIHTGEKPYQCEVCGKAFHVSSSLSKHRIIHTGERPYKCEVCGKAFRFSSSLSKHKRIHTGKKPYKCEECGKAFHFPSLLSKHKISHTREKLYNCDLCSKTFHYASLLSKHKMIHTGGKPHKCDICGKAFHYPSKLSNHKKIHTGEKPYKCEICGNVFRFPSSLSEHKKTHTGQNPYKCEVCGKAFCSTSLLSKHKIIHTGKKPYKCEVCGKAFHYPSRLSKHKAIHGAGEMSQVEGTGCPSRGPEFNAQ; from the exons atgCTGTCATTCAAGGATGTGGCCATTGATTTCTCTGCAGAGGAGTGCGAATACCTTGATCCTGCTCAGTGGAAATTGTACAGGGATGTGATGTTGGAGAATTATGACAATTTTGTGTTCCTAG GTCTTGCTTCATCTAAGCCATATCTGGTCACATTTCTGGAGCAAAGACAAGAGCCTTCAGATGTGAAAAGAGGAGCGGCTATCTCTATGTACTCAG AATGCGAAGAATATGGAAAAGTCTTTGAGTGGACAAAAGTGTTTCAAAATCACCAGATAACTGACTTAGAAGTGAAGCCCTACAGGTATGAAGAACATGCCAAGTACTTCCATATTCCATCATTAAGTTCTGAAGAGAACAGAAttcacacaggagaaaaaccttacaaatgtgaagTTTGTGGCAAGGCCTTCTTCATTCCATTATTACTTTCTAAACACAAGATAATCCATACAGGAGAGAATCCCTACAAGTGTGATgtatgtggcaaggccttccaACATCCATCAAGACTTTCCAGACATAAGAAGATTCATTCAGAAGAGAAACCATacaagtgtgaagtatgtggAAAGGCCTTCCACTTCCCATCATTACTTTTAGTACATAAGAGAGttcatacaggagaaaaaccccacaagtgtgaagtatgtggcaaggccttccatTATCCATCAATACTCTCTAAACACAAGcgaattcatacaggagaaaaaccatacaagtgtgaagaatgtggcaaggccttccatatttcatcatttctttctaaacacaaaataattcaTAGAGGAGAAaaaccctacaagtgtgaagTGTGTGGCAAGGCCTTCCATTATCCATCAAGACTTTCCAACCATAAGAAAATCCATTCAGTAGAGAAACCATacaagtgtgaagtatgtggGAAGGCTTTCCGCATTTTATCACTACTTTCTAAGCACAAGATAATTCATACAGAAGAGAATCCTTacaagtgtgaagtatgtggcAAGGCTTTCGATTATCCCTCAAGACTTTCTACCCATGCaaaaattcatacaggagagaaaccatacaaGTGTGAAGTATGTGAAAAGGCTTTCCGTTCTCTGTCATCACTTTCTAAACACaggagaattcatacaggagataATTACTATAACAGTGAATTATGTAGCAATGCCTTCGTTTATCCTTCAAGACTTTCTAAACATAAGAAAATCTGTAGAGGAGAGAAGCCCTacaagtgtgaagtatgtggcAAGACCTTCCATGTTTCATCACTACTTTCTAAACACAGAACGattcatacaggagaaaaactgcacaagtgtgaagtatgtggcAAGGCCTTTTATTATCCTTCAAGACTTTCCACCCAtaagagaattcatacaggagaaaaGCCATATAAGTGTGAAGTATGTGGAAAGGCCTTCTGTTTTCCACCATCACTATCTAAACATAAGAgaattcacacaggagagaaaccgtACAAGTGTAAAGAATGTGGGAAGGCCTTCCGATTTCCATCATCACTATCTGCACACAAGAAAATTCATAcgggagagaaaccctacaagtgtgaagTTTGTGGCAAGGCCTTCCATTATCCATCATTACTTTCTAAACACAAGATaattcatacaggagaaaaacccTACAAGTGTGACATATGTGACCAGGCGTTTCATGTTCCATCAAAACTTTCTCATCACAAGATaattcatacaggagaaaaaccctacaagtgtgaagtatgtggcaaggccttccatTATTCATCATTACTTTCTAAACACAAGATAATTCATACAGGaaaaaaaccttacaaatgtgaagTATGCGACAAGGCCTTCCATTATCCATCAAGACTTTCTAGCCATACAAAAAtgcatacaggagagaaaccatacaaATGTGACGTATGTGGCAAGGCCTTCTGTTCTCCATCATCACTTTCTAAACACAAGAGAATTCATAAAGTTGAAAAAGCCTACAGTTGTGAGATTTGTGGAAAGGTCTTCTGCATTCCATTATTACTttctaaacacaagaaaattcaTACAGGTGAGAATCACTATAACAGTGaggtacatagcaagttcttTGTTTATCCTTCAATTCTTGctaaacataagaaaatttataaaagagagaAGCCATACAAGTGTGATGTATGTGGAAAGGCCTTTGATTATCCTTCAAGACTTTCTAAACATAAGAAAATTCATACAAGAGAGAAACCATACAAGTGTGATGTATGTGGAAAGGCCTTCCACATTGCATCATTACTATTAGTACACAAGggaattcatactggagaaaaaccctacaagtgtgaagATTGTGGAAAGGCCTTCTATTATCCATCATTTCTTTCTAAACAtgagagaattcatacaggagaaaaaccaTACCAGTGTGAAgtatgtggcaaggccttccatGTTTCATCATCACTATCTAAACACAGGataattcatacaggagagagaccatacaagtgtgaagtatgtggcaaggccttccGATTTTCATCATCACTATCTAAACAcaagagaattcatacaggaaagaaaccctacaagtgtgaagaatgtggcaaggccttccatTTTCCATCATTGCTTTCTAAACATAAGATAAGTCACACTAGAGAAAAACTCTACAATTGTGACTTATGTAGCAAGACCTTCCATTATGCATCATTACTTTCTAAACATAAGATGATTCATACAGGAGGAAAACCCCACAAGTGTGATAtatgtggcaaggccttccatTATCCTTCAAAACTTTCCAACCATAAGAAaattcacacaggagagaaaccctacaagtgtGAAATATGTGGAAATGTCTTCCGTTTCCCATCGTCACTTTCTGAACACAAGAAAACTCATACAGGACAGAATCCATacaagtgtgaagtatgtggcAAGGCCTTCTGTTCTACATCATTACTTTCTAAACACAAGATAATTCATACAGGAAAGAAGCCCTACAAGTGTGAAGTGTGTGGCAAGGCCTTCCATTATCCATCACGACTTTCCAAGCATAAGGCaattcatggtgctggagagatgtctcaagtTGAGGGTACTggttgcccttccagaggacctgagtttaatgcccagtaa